The Mus caroli unplaced genomic scaffold, CAROLI_EIJ_v1.1 scaffold_9520_1, whole genome shotgun sequence DNA window aaaagaaacccttTGGTTAAGCTAAACCAGTTCAGATAGAAAATCCCCAGTCAGTCAGACTATTTTCAAAGACTATCTCAAACACTCAAACTAAGATGGCAACCAAATAAACATAAACAGTTACATCTGAAAGATGGAAtctgaaactgaaaattttaGGTCAAAGTGTGACTCTAAATGTAATTATGCAGACTTTCTAAGTCATGAGTTTCTCAAAACTAAACGTTATGCAATTATTTTTACTGTAATTGCTAGCCTGTTAATAACATAGTTCAATTGGATTCACTGTGATAAATATATACTGCCTCTAACATGTATTGATTGTGTGCTGCCATGACTCCCTCTGCTACCAGAAGTGATGATCATGAATGATCTTTTTTAGATACAAGAGAATATCAGCTATTTCATGAAGGATTGCAAGATGGAGAAACAAACAGTTGAAGCTTTGTATTTTCCTCAGCTTCATTATTAGATAAGCACTGTCACCATTTGTTTAGTGAAAATCCACCTTTATGTAAATACACTTAATAGATCCTGTATTATAGCaccaaaataaaattatcaagttTTCTAATTTGCATGCTTGAAGGATCAATGGACATTTATCAATTTCTGATCCCTCTTACTGAGtgtgacaacatttaattagttGTCCATCTCTATGAATCAGTATGAAGGGGCTAAGAACTGCATAACCAATGGTTAAAAACTCTGGAACATCTAGTACTGTGGAATAATTCTCTATGGTCaatgtaaagaataaagaaataaaacaatctgcccaataaaagaaaataaaacacaacatcaGAAGGAGGACACTTTGAGCAGCTCTCAGCTCAGGGGGAGTTCTGTAGAGAAGCTTGGAGTTCTGAAGGTAGAGGACTTGCTGGTGGTGCTTGTGGAGACGAAATACCATGTATCCACTGGCCAATCCCATAGCACCCTGAAACACTGCATCTCTCAGGATCATGAGGGTGAGAAAAATCCATCTTGTTATCCAGCTTTCAGGCAGAAAATAGCAAAAATTGTCATCTTTCCTGAACTGTGTGATGTTCAGACTACTGACATTTTTAATGTAAGATAGTAAGTTCATGCTGATCAAGGAATTGAGTATCCACAGGCAGAGGAGCGAGAAAAGAATGTGCTGTGGGGTCTTTAGGTTGAGCCTCTGCCACATTGAGTGTCTGGGACTGATTGTGATGGCCTGGACCACAGTAAGGAGACTGCTGGTACAGATGGAGAGACCCCGGGACACTCTTGCCAGGTAGACAACAACTTTACAGCTGGTGTCATTTAAGAAGTTGTCAAAATTAAAGGCTCCTATTGTCCTTCGAATCCCTTTTGAAAAAAGCATTATGATATT harbors:
- the LOC110287876 gene encoding putative vomeronasal receptor-like protein 4, which produces MVLDPVKGTVFLCLTGLGTVGNSLVFVSYMHMFQSAEQKPIHLILAHLTFTNIIMLFSKGIRRTIGAFNFDNFLNDTSCKVVVYLARVSRGLSICTSSLLTVVQAITISPRHSMWQRLNLKTPQHILFSLLCLWILNSLISMNLLSYIKNVSSLNITQFRKDDNFCYFLPESWITRWIFLTLMILRDAVFQGAMGLASGYMVFRLHKHHQQVLYLQNSKLLYRTPPELRAAQSVLLLMLCFIFFYWADCFISLFFTLTIENYSTVLDVPEFLTIGYAVLSPFILIHRDGQLIKCCHTQ